A stretch of Triticum aestivum cultivar Chinese Spring chromosome 1D, IWGSC CS RefSeq v2.1, whole genome shotgun sequence DNA encodes these proteins:
- the LOC123176463 gene encoding uncharacterized protein, which yields MAMAMAKACVVCRVVLVVCALLLLSSTFVVAEATFGQLDHGRKATVAATAMATRRFVRKLLREEVVQADDDGVVDIGGSKRKSPGGPDPQHH from the coding sequence atggccatggccatggccaaggCTTGCGTCGTCTGCCGTGTGGTGCTGGTGGTGTGTGCGCTCCTGCTTCTCTCGTCCACCTTCGTGGTGGCTGAGGCAACTTTTGGACAATTGGATCATGGGAGAAAGGCCACGGTGGCGGCAACAGCAATGGCGACAAGGCGTTTTGTGAGGAAGCTTCTgcgggaggaggtggtccaggcGGACGACGACGGTGTCGTTGACATTGGCGGCTCCAAGAGGAAGAGCCCTGGTGGCCCAGACCCGCAGCATCATTAA